In the Paenibacillus pabuli genome, one interval contains:
- a CDS encoding Gfo/Idh/MocA family protein, with protein MLKVGLVGFGFMGRMHFDNYVRLASEGEPVELVAICDLKIEEMKHRKAAGNMATEQEIYDLTPYRLYDDIAVMVEQEELDIIVITLPTPLHAELTCAMLEKGIHVLCEKPVARNSADGWKMAHAAKQTGKTLMIGQCLRFWPAYDYLKSVVEDGRYGAVNAGYFFRGSGLPQEWFRDGYKSGGCILDMHIHDTDIIHWLFGKPDQVSTLARNVIPGSGYDTVSTHYLYPDGKVLNAQADWTLEGDYGFSMTFRVNFEKGNLVFENGELKVNPKDAPGFVAELSPDSGYYHQIRYFIRSVAAGTPVTVCTPESAIGSLEIIEAEIRSANDRGAFVTLGEKASSLTAES; from the coding sequence ATGTTAAAAGTGGGCTTGGTTGGTTTCGGATTTATGGGACGCATGCATTTTGATAACTATGTACGCCTCGCCTCGGAAGGGGAGCCTGTAGAACTCGTCGCCATCTGTGATCTGAAAATAGAAGAAATGAAGCATAGGAAAGCAGCCGGAAATATGGCAACAGAGCAGGAGATCTATGATCTTACTCCTTATCGGCTGTATGATGACATCGCTGTGATGGTGGAGCAAGAGGAATTGGATATCATTGTTATTACATTGCCCACACCGCTGCACGCGGAGCTTACATGCGCCATGCTGGAGAAGGGCATCCATGTGCTGTGTGAGAAGCCGGTTGCGCGCAATTCAGCGGATGGATGGAAGATGGCGCATGCCGCCAAACAGACCGGAAAAACACTGATGATTGGTCAATGCTTGCGCTTCTGGCCTGCTTATGACTATCTGAAATCCGTGGTGGAAGACGGTCGTTATGGAGCCGTAAATGCAGGTTATTTCTTCCGTGGTTCAGGTTTGCCTCAAGAATGGTTTCGGGATGGCTACAAAAGCGGTGGCTGCATATTAGACATGCACATCCATGATACGGATATTATCCACTGGCTGTTCGGCAAGCCGGATCAAGTTTCCACACTCGCGCGTAATGTGATTCCGGGAAGTGGTTATGACACGGTATCGACCCATTATCTGTATCCTGACGGGAAGGTGCTAAATGCACAGGCGGATTGGACGTTGGAGGGGGACTACGGTTTCTCCATGACATTCCGCGTTAATTTTGAGAAGGGGAACCTTGTATTTGAGAACGGCGAGCTAAAAGTGAATCCGAAAGACGCACCAGGCTTTGTTGCCGAGTTGTCCCCGGACTCCGGATATTATCATCAGATCCGGTACTTTATCCGGTCGGTAGCAGCAGGAACGCCTGTAACGGTATGCACGCCGGAGAGCGCGATTGGCAGTCTTGAAATCATTGAAGCAGAGATACGTTCTGCGAATGATCGAGGTGCTTTTGTGACGCTCGGAGAGAAGGCGAGCAGCCTGACAGCGGAGTCATAA
- a CDS encoding sugar phosphate isomerase/epimerase family protein, producing the protein MKKGINIWSFPGDWAIADCIKTAKEAGFDGIELSLNGEGELSLSATDQEVRDIQGRLEEAGLEIAGLATGLYWDYPMTSASPETRSKARDVCKRQLELASAFGVDTILVIPGVVGVDFIPDSEVTDYEVAYERAQEAIAHLLPYAESAGVSIGIENVWNKFLVSPLELRTFIDSFQSEYVGSYFDVGNVVHNGYPEQWVRILGHRIKKVHFKDYRRQAGGMHGFVDLLAGDVNFPAVMEALHAIGYENYVTAEMIPPYTHHSQQIVYNTSRAMDAILGRVTQ; encoded by the coding sequence ATGAAAAAAGGGATTAACATATGGTCGTTTCCAGGGGACTGGGCCATTGCAGATTGTATTAAAACAGCCAAGGAGGCTGGCTTCGATGGAATTGAGCTTTCGCTGAATGGGGAAGGTGAGCTAAGCCTGTCTGCCACAGATCAGGAAGTCCGCGATATCCAGGGACGTCTTGAAGAGGCTGGGCTGGAAATTGCAGGCCTGGCGACCGGACTATACTGGGACTATCCGATGACGAGTGCTAGTCCGGAGACCCGCAGCAAAGCACGGGATGTGTGCAAAAGACAGTTGGAGCTTGCTTCGGCATTTGGCGTGGATACGATCCTGGTGATTCCCGGTGTCGTAGGGGTTGATTTTATCCCTGACAGCGAAGTGACCGATTACGAGGTGGCCTATGAGCGGGCCCAGGAAGCTATTGCCCACCTGCTGCCGTATGCCGAAAGTGCCGGAGTGTCGATTGGCATTGAAAACGTATGGAACAAGTTTCTGGTGTCGCCGCTTGAACTTCGTACGTTCATCGATTCATTTCAGTCCGAGTATGTAGGTTCTTATTTTGACGTAGGCAATGTGGTTCATAATGGCTATCCGGAACAGTGGGTTCGTATTCTCGGTCACCGAATCAAAAAGGTACACTTTAAGGACTATCGCCGGCAAGCTGGCGGAATGCATGGTTTTGTAGACCTGCTGGCTGGGGATGTAAATTTTCCGGCAGTTATGGAAGCATTGCATGCCATCGGTTACGAAAATTACGTCACAGCGGAGATGATTCCCCCATACACCCATCATTCGCAACAGATTGTCTATAACACGTCCAGAGCGATGGATGCTATTTTGGGGAGAGTCACTCAATAA
- a CDS encoding AraC family transcriptional regulator codes for MSLPQTDYPVRRTASYREWSPSVHYAQFQTLPPGKLPRRRLYDFELLYVCEGEAATYMHDKRYTLAAGQLIMLPSGVYHQNEAVSYPKTRFIGIHFDFFNELTIQTEADMVVNEEHVQPDKFAAEACAEGMTPLSANPVYTLSSAAVQLMEQLVHEFTTRPPGYELICKALTLQVLTYLLRSPYLSSSRHVSVHGDKLRELLKRIEASPSEPWTNSGIAKQLNLSVDHMAKLFKQMVGMPPNEYIQSIRLGEARRLLRETDCSIEIVGIRSGYPDIHYFSRTFRKHEGISPREYRKLSRML; via the coding sequence GTGTCCCTCCCGCAAACGGATTATCCAGTGAGAAGAACCGCCAGTTACAGGGAATGGTCTCCCAGTGTTCATTACGCGCAGTTCCAGACTCTCCCTCCAGGTAAGCTGCCAAGGCGGCGATTGTATGATTTCGAACTGTTGTACGTCTGTGAGGGAGAAGCAGCAACCTACATGCACGATAAACGCTATACACTGGCGGCGGGACAGCTCATTATGCTACCTTCCGGAGTCTATCACCAGAATGAAGCCGTATCGTATCCGAAGACACGATTCATCGGCATTCACTTTGACTTTTTTAACGAATTGACCATACAGACCGAGGCGGATATGGTTGTAAACGAAGAGCATGTTCAGCCAGATAAATTTGCCGCGGAAGCCTGTGCAGAAGGGATGACACCGTTATCCGCAAATCCAGTCTATACACTGTCCTCTGCTGCAGTTCAGCTGATGGAGCAGCTGGTTCATGAATTTACGACGCGTCCGCCAGGATATGAACTGATATGCAAAGCCTTGACGCTGCAAGTGCTTACCTATCTGCTGCGTTCTCCATACTTGAGCTCGTCTCGCCATGTTTCAGTTCACGGAGATAAGCTGCGCGAACTCCTAAAACGGATCGAAGCCTCTCCTTCAGAGCCTTGGACCAATTCGGGCATAGCCAAACAATTGAATCTGAGCGTGGATCACATGGCCAAACTGTTCAAACAAATGGTCGGCATGCCCCCAAACGAATACATTCAATCCATCCGTCTGGGTGAAGCACGCAGATTGTTGCGGGAAACGGACTGTTCCATTGAGATCGTTGGCATACGAAGCGGTTACCCGGACATTCATTATTTCAGCCGTACTTTCCGCAAACATGAGGGGATATCTCCTCGCGAGTACCGGAAATTATCCCGAATGCTATAA